A single Fundulus heteroclitus isolate FHET01 unplaced genomic scaffold, MU-UCD_Fhet_4.1 scaffold_90, whole genome shotgun sequence DNA region contains:
- the LOC105940400 gene encoding elastase-1 translates to MLRFLLLTSLAALVLAEPQPRYLEDAIGEERVVGGEVARPNSWPWQISLQYKSGSYYYHTCGGTLIRRGWVMTAAHCVDSSRTWRVVLGDHDINNHEGKEQYMSVSRVYIHPNWNSNSVAGGYDIALLRLSSDAVLNNYVQLANLPPSGQVLPHNHPCYISGWGRTQTGGSLSAQLKQAYLPVVDHNTCTSYGWWGSTVKNTMVCAGGASESGCQGDSGGPLNCSVDGKWVVHGVTSFVSSLGCNTYKKPTVFTRASAYISWMNGIMG, encoded by the exons ATGCTCAGGTTTCTTTTGTTGACCTCCCTCGCAGCCCTGG TGCTGGCTGAGCCCCAGCCCAGGTACCTGGAGGATGCCATTGGTGAGGAAAGGGTTGTGGGAGGAGAGGTGGCCAGACCTAACTCCTGGCCCTGGCAG ATCTCCCTTCAGTACAAATCTGGAAGCTACTACTACCACACCTGTGGAGGAACCCTGATCAGGAGAGGATGGGTCATGACTGCTGCTCACTGTGTGGACAG TTCCAGGACTTGGCGTGTTGTTCTTGGAGATCATGACATCAACAACCACGAGGGAAAAGAGCAGTACATGAGCGTGAGCAGGGTCTACATCCACCCCAACTGGAACTCCAACAGCGTCGCCGGAGG TTACGACATCGCCCTGCTGCGTCTGTCCTCTGACGCGGTCCTCAACAACTACGTCCAGCTGGCAAATCTGCCTCCCTCTGGCCAGGTTCTGCCCCACAACCACCCCTGTTACATCTCTGGATGGGGACGCACTCAGA CCGGTGGCAGCCTGTCTGCTCAGCTGAAGCAGGCCTACCTGCCTGTCGTTGACCACAACACTTGCACCAGCTACGGATGGTGGGGCAGCACTGTGAAGAACACCATGGTCTGTGCTGGAGGTGCCAGCGAATCTGGCTGCCAG GGTGATTCTGGTGGCCCCCTGAACTGCAGCGTCGACGGCAAGTGGGTGGTCCACGGAGTGACCAGCTTCGTGTCTTCTCTCGGCTGCAACACCTACAAGAAACCTACCGTTTTCACCCGTGCTTCTGCTTACATCAGCTGGATGAACGGC ATCATGGGTTAA